A genome region from Chengkuizengella sp. SCS-71B includes the following:
- a CDS encoding tRNA threonylcarbamoyladenosine dehydratase, whose amino-acid sequence MLHQFSRNELAIGKKGLEIMKNSTVAVLGIGGVGSFAAEALARSGVGRIILVDKDVVDITNINRQIHALTSTVGQSKAELMKERIGLINPECDVIALNMFYTEETYESFFETPLDYVVDASDTISYKIHLIKQCLQRKIQVISSMGAANKMDPTQFEVTDISKTSMDPMARVIRQKLRKDRIYKGVKVVYSKEPPIVPLEEVTDEIVPENAPEIRKAKHPPSSNAFVPSVSGLIMASEVVKDLLAANDLKVQRKY is encoded by the coding sequence ATGCTTCACCAGTTTTCAAGAAATGAATTAGCCATCGGTAAAAAAGGGCTAGAAATAATGAAAAATAGTACGGTAGCGGTTTTAGGTATTGGGGGTGTTGGTTCCTTTGCAGCTGAAGCACTTGCTCGCTCAGGTGTTGGTCGAATCATCTTAGTTGATAAGGATGTTGTGGATATTACGAATATAAATCGGCAAATTCATGCTTTAACATCGACGGTTGGACAGTCTAAAGCTGAACTGATGAAAGAACGTATTGGATTAATAAATCCTGAGTGTGACGTGATTGCTTTGAATATGTTTTACACTGAAGAAACATATGAATCATTTTTCGAAACGCCATTAGATTACGTTGTAGATGCTTCAGATACGATTTCATACAAAATACATCTAATTAAACAGTGTTTACAAAGAAAAATTCAAGTGATTTCCAGTATGGGTGCTGCAAATAAAATGGATCCAACTCAATTTGAAGTGACGGATATTTCTAAAACTTCAATGGACCCGATGGCCAGAGTCATCCGTCAAAAACTTAGAAAAGATAGAATTTATAAAGGAGTAAAAGTTGTATACTCAAAGGAACCACCGATCGTTCCTTTAGAAGAGGTGACAGATGAAATCGTTCCTGAAAATGCTCCGGAAATTCGTAAAGCGAAACATCCACCTTCAAGTAACGCTTTTGTACCTTCCGTTTCAGGTCTGATTATGGCAAGTGAAGTTGTTAAGGATTTATTGGCTGCAAATGATCTAAAAGTACAGCGGAAGTATTGA
- the aspS gene encoding aspartate--tRNA ligase, whose protein sequence is MMLKTHQCGSLTKANVGDTVILNGWVQRRRDLGGVLFIDLRDRSGIMQVVFNPDFSGEALHTGDKARNEYVIAVKGKVVERDEETLNPNLPTGEIEVQVSEIEILNEAKNPPFFIEDGIDVDEVLRLKYRYLDLRRPEMQKTLKLRSKAAKIFRDFLDEKDFLEIETPILTKSTPEGARDYLVPSRVQDGKFFALPQSPQLFKQMLMVGGVERYYQIARCFRDEDLRADRQPEFTQVDIETSFLSEEQLQDMMEELMVRLFKELKGVEIPRPFQRLTYVEAMDKYGSDKPDLRFGLELVDLSDLVVNSGVKVFASVVAKGGQVKALNAKGCGTWSRKEIDDLGPYAARYGAKGLAWIQVKNGEMKGPIVKFFSEEELAALKERLQAEDGDLLLFSADTKKVVADVLGNLRLKIGKDLGLIDESQFKFAWVVDFPLVEYAEEEKRYVALHHPFTRPKEEDIHLFDTDPSEIRAQAYDLVLNGYEVGGGSMRIYQKEIQEKMFSALGFSKEESQEQFGFLLDAFEYGTPPHGGIAYGFDRLIMLLAGSSNLRETIAFPKTASSTDLLSDAPSEVGQHQLDDLSIRLAIKQEAGNN, encoded by the coding sequence ATGATGCTAAAAACACATCAATGTGGATCTTTAACAAAAGCAAATGTAGGAGATACCGTCATATTAAATGGATGGGTTCAAAGAAGAAGAGATTTAGGTGGTGTTTTGTTTATTGATCTACGGGATCGCTCAGGAATCATGCAGGTTGTCTTTAACCCAGATTTTTCAGGAGAAGCACTTCATACTGGAGATAAGGCTAGAAATGAGTATGTTATAGCAGTGAAAGGGAAGGTTGTTGAAAGAGATGAAGAAACGTTAAATCCAAATCTTCCGACTGGTGAAATTGAAGTACAAGTTTCTGAAATAGAAATATTAAACGAAGCGAAAAATCCGCCATTTTTTATTGAAGACGGAATTGATGTGGACGAAGTTTTACGATTGAAATATCGTTATTTAGATCTGCGTAGACCAGAAATGCAAAAAACGTTAAAACTTCGTTCCAAAGCAGCTAAGATTTTCCGAGACTTTTTAGATGAAAAAGATTTTCTAGAAATAGAAACGCCAATTTTGACAAAAAGCACACCTGAAGGTGCTCGAGACTATCTGGTTCCAAGTCGTGTACAAGACGGGAAGTTCTTCGCACTTCCACAATCTCCACAATTATTTAAGCAGATGTTAATGGTTGGGGGAGTTGAGCGCTATTATCAAATTGCTCGTTGTTTCCGTGATGAAGATTTGAGAGCGGACCGTCAACCAGAATTTACTCAGGTAGATATTGAAACTTCATTCTTATCAGAAGAGCAGCTACAGGACATGATGGAAGAACTTATGGTACGTTTATTTAAAGAATTAAAAGGTGTTGAAATTCCACGTCCTTTTCAACGTTTGACATATGTAGAAGCGATGGATAAGTACGGTTCAGATAAACCAGATCTTCGTTTTGGTTTAGAATTAGTGGATTTATCGGATTTAGTTGTCAATTCTGGTGTGAAAGTATTTGCAAGTGTAGTAGCTAAAGGAGGACAAGTAAAAGCTCTTAATGCCAAAGGTTGCGGTACATGGAGTCGTAAGGAAATTGATGACTTAGGACCTTATGCTGCTCGTTATGGAGCGAAGGGACTTGCTTGGATTCAAGTGAAAAATGGAGAAATGAAGGGACCTATCGTTAAGTTTTTCAGCGAAGAGGAGTTAGCAGCATTAAAGGAAAGATTACAAGCTGAAGATGGTGATTTACTTTTATTCTCTGCTGATACGAAAAAAGTAGTTGCTGATGTGTTAGGAAACTTACGTTTAAAAATAGGAAAAGATTTAGGTTTAATTGATGAATCACAATTTAAGTTCGCTTGGGTCGTTGATTTTCCATTAGTAGAATACGCGGAAGAAGAAAAACGTTATGTTGCATTACATCATCCATTTACTCGTCCAAAAGAAGAAGATATACATCTTTTTGATACAGATCCGAGTGAGATTCGTGCTCAAGCTTATGATCTTGTTTTAAATGGGTATGAAGTAGGTGGTGGCTCTATGCGTATTTATCAAAAAGAAATTCAGGAAAAAATGTTTAGTGCATTAGGGTTTTCGAAAGAAGAGTCTCAAGAGCAATTTGGTTTCTTATTAGATGCTTTTGAATACGGGACACCTCCGCATGGTGGAATCGCTTATGGTTTTGACCGCTTAATCATGTTGTTAGCTGGAAGTTCTAATCTTCGTGAAACGATAGCATTTCCAAAAACTGCAAGTTCAACAGATTTATTAAGTGATGCTCCTTCTGAGGTAGGTCAGCATCAGTTAGATGATTTATCGATTCGCCTTGCAATCAAACAAGAGGCTGGCAATAACTAG
- the hisS gene encoding histidine--tRNA ligase codes for MRYQKPKGTQDFIPGVVEKWQYVEKKARDWCHRFNYKEIRTPIFEQTELFVRSVGETTDVVEKEMYTFKDKGDRNMTLRPEGTAGVVRAYIENKLYGEPDLQKLYYIGPKFRYEQPQSGRFRQFHQFGVEVFGSIDPAIDAEVISLGYSFFKDLGLQGVKVELNSIGNQQSRTNYRGKLQQFLTPVKEQLCNDCQSRFERNPLRILDCKKDQQYFDGAPSILDSLDEESMIHFEKVQKYLADMDVKFEINPRMVRGLDYYTDTVFEYKAEGIGAIDTIAAGGRYNGLVEQIGGQDQPGVGFGIGLERVLLILDHQNVQIPEENLLDVYLVGLGDQAEEKCVKVLYELRQAGIKAEKDYLGKKMKAQLKSADRQKVKYAAILGDEELERGEIVLKILESREQKTIALENFVEEMIKITKGGNM; via the coding sequence ATGAGATATCAAAAGCCAAAAGGCACACAGGATTTCATCCCTGGTGTTGTAGAAAAATGGCAGTATGTTGAGAAAAAAGCTAGGGATTGGTGCCATCGTTTTAATTATAAAGAAATCCGTACACCTATTTTTGAACAAACAGAGTTATTTGTTCGTAGTGTTGGAGAAACAACTGACGTTGTAGAAAAGGAAATGTATACGTTTAAGGACAAAGGCGATCGAAATATGACCTTGAGACCAGAAGGTACAGCTGGAGTAGTTCGAGCCTATATTGAAAACAAACTATATGGTGAACCAGATTTACAAAAACTATATTATATCGGTCCTAAGTTTCGGTATGAGCAACCGCAAAGTGGTCGATTTCGCCAGTTTCATCAGTTTGGAGTAGAGGTGTTTGGCTCCATTGATCCAGCCATTGATGCAGAAGTGATATCACTTGGTTATAGCTTTTTTAAAGATTTAGGATTGCAAGGTGTGAAGGTGGAATTAAATTCGATTGGGAATCAACAGAGTCGAACTAACTATCGTGGAAAGTTACAACAATTCCTTACTCCCGTAAAAGAACAGTTATGTAATGATTGTCAGTCTAGATTCGAAAGAAACCCATTGCGTATCCTTGACTGTAAGAAGGATCAACAATATTTTGATGGAGCACCTTCTATTTTGGATAGCTTAGATGAGGAAAGTATGATCCACTTTGAAAAGGTACAAAAGTATCTTGCAGATATGGATGTTAAGTTTGAAATCAATCCAAGAATGGTACGTGGATTAGATTACTATACAGATACTGTCTTTGAGTATAAAGCTGAAGGTATTGGAGCTATAGATACGATTGCTGCAGGTGGTCGCTATAATGGTCTAGTTGAACAAATTGGAGGGCAGGACCAACCTGGTGTTGGTTTTGGAATTGGCTTGGAAAGAGTATTACTTATTTTAGATCATCAAAATGTTCAAATCCCTGAAGAAAATCTTTTGGATGTATATTTAGTTGGGCTGGGAGATCAAGCAGAGGAAAAATGTGTAAAGGTATTATATGAGTTAAGGCAGGCAGGCATTAAGGCGGAAAAAGATTATTTAGGCAAAAAAATGAAAGCCCAATTAAAATCAGCTGATCGCCAAAAAGTGAAATATGCTGCGATATTAGGTGATGAAGAATTAGAACGAGGTGAAATTGTTCTAAAAATATTAGAATCACGTGAGCAAAAAACGATTGCACTAGAGAATTTTGTAGAAGAAATGATAAAAATAACTAAAGGGGGAAACATGTAA
- the eis gene encoding enhanced intracellular survival protein Eis, translating to MEEIRKCKYDELDDVIELSTFAFQYEASPEKRAGIRSRLKPEQIWGYFKDDKLISMASLLPLQVFIHNQVFSMGGVAGVASWPEYRRKGLVKQLLKEALLEMKEKNMTVSMLAPFSFAFYRKYGWETLSEYKKYTIPISHFPKIESNLGTILRYKNIQNCWPLLNEIYEQYTSGFNGMLKRDETWWINRVFRETQTIQVYYNDSGKPEGYLLYKVKDREMKVKEMVFLNETARMQLWRLINQHDSMIEKVQIIAPSNDPLSVILDNPSFDQEIITYFMMRIVDVEQFLRVYPFYASGVKQEFMITVKDEFAEWNDGLFDIQIDENGKARVNKVSLCAKHEMVDYSIHCSIQSLSSLLSGYQSVETLFKLGKIKGPNEKINELEFLIPQKTTYFMDFF from the coding sequence ATGGAAGAAATAAGAAAATGTAAATATGATGAATTAGATGATGTGATAGAACTATCCACTTTTGCATTTCAATACGAAGCGAGCCCTGAAAAAAGGGCTGGTATTCGTTCAAGATTAAAACCTGAACAAATCTGGGGTTATTTTAAAGATGATAAGTTAATTTCAATGGCTAGTTTACTGCCACTTCAAGTATTTATACATAATCAAGTTTTTTCTATGGGTGGAGTTGCTGGTGTTGCTTCTTGGCCTGAATATCGTAGAAAAGGTCTAGTGAAGCAGCTATTAAAAGAAGCTTTATTAGAAATGAAAGAGAAGAATATGACAGTTTCAATGTTAGCTCCATTTTCTTTTGCATTTTATAGAAAATATGGATGGGAAACTTTAAGTGAATACAAAAAATATACAATACCTATTTCACATTTTCCGAAAATAGAAAGCAATTTAGGCACAATCTTAAGATATAAAAATATACAGAATTGCTGGCCATTATTAAACGAAATTTATGAACAATATACTTCTGGGTTTAATGGAATGTTAAAAAGAGATGAGACATGGTGGATTAATCGAGTTTTTCGAGAAACGCAGACTATCCAAGTCTATTATAATGACTCTGGGAAACCAGAAGGGTATTTACTATATAAAGTGAAAGATCGTGAAATGAAAGTAAAGGAGATGGTTTTTTTAAATGAAACCGCTCGAATGCAACTTTGGAGGTTGATTAATCAACATGATTCAATGATTGAAAAGGTTCAAATCATTGCTCCTTCTAATGATCCACTTTCCGTAATTTTAGACAATCCAAGTTTTGATCAAGAGATTATCACTTACTTTATGATGCGTATTGTTGATGTGGAGCAATTCCTTCGTGTCTATCCTTTTTATGCTTCAGGAGTAAAACAGGAGTTCATGATCACAGTAAAAGATGAATTTGCTGAATGGAATGATGGTTTGTTTGACATACAAATTGATGAAAATGGAAAAGCTAGAGTGAATAAAGTATCTCTTTGTGCTAAACATGAAATGGTAGATTATTCTATTCATTGTTCAATTCAATCACTAAGTAGTTTGTTATCAGGTTATCAGAGTGTTGAGACTTTATTTAAACTTGGAAAAATTAAAGGACCGAATGAAAAAATAAATGAACTTGAATTTTTGATCCCCCAAAAAACAACTTACTTTATGGACTTTTTCTAA
- a CDS encoding flavin reductase family protein: MHKIIKPKILYFGTPVVLISTLNEDGTPNLAPISSAWWLGQSCMLGMSRFSKTVQNLERERECVLNLPSADLVEAVDQLALLTGKNTVPKYKEKMGYRYEPDKFEIAGLHQSPSTLVKPPRVAECPVQLEAVVQIINPIHDSNSSLAAIEVSIERVHVEENLLVDVEKDYIDPEKWNPLIMNFCEFFGLSGKLHPSKLVPAFGLPQKNNQIEQIEITK, from the coding sequence ATGCATAAAATCATTAAACCAAAAATACTTTATTTCGGAACCCCTGTTGTACTAATAAGCACATTAAACGAAGATGGAACTCCCAATTTAGCACCAATTTCTTCAGCTTGGTGGCTTGGCCAATCCTGTATGTTAGGGATGAGCAGATTCTCTAAAACTGTACAAAACTTAGAACGTGAACGTGAATGTGTTTTAAACCTTCCATCAGCAGATCTAGTTGAGGCCGTTGATCAACTTGCATTGTTAACTGGGAAAAATACTGTGCCTAAATACAAAGAAAAAATGGGATATCGTTATGAACCCGACAAATTTGAAATAGCTGGATTACATCAAAGTCCATCTACTCTAGTTAAACCACCGCGAGTTGCTGAATGCCCAGTTCAATTAGAAGCTGTTGTGCAAATAATAAATCCAATTCATGATTCAAATAGTTCACTAGCAGCAATTGAGGTAAGTATAGAACGAGTTCATGTAGAAGAAAACTTATTAGTAGACGTGGAAAAAGATTATATTGATCCTGAAAAATGGAATCCGTTGATTATGAATTTTTGCGAATTTTTTGGATTAAGTGGTAAATTACATCCATCAAAACTTGTGCCTGCTTTCGGACTCCCGCAAAAAAATAATCAAATAGAACAAATAGAAATAACCAAATAA
- a CDS encoding coproporphyrinogen III oxidase, giving the protein MVINVNGVDSTFHRSVENIIRLFFEEISISFSKLTKADLYIDINMKDEEVGTRISVLLQDHIQNKNFESEITKKLDERNTESQKRKALKHLINQPLLNVLQQSTGLYQPWGILTGIRPTKLLHQKLKTGIPKAQAHLELKEQYKIHDDKITLMQTIVDRQKTMVPDLYDLRSEVSIYIGIPFCPTKCAYCTFPAYAINGKQGSVDSFLGGLHYEMRQIGTWLKENNIKITTVYYGGGTPTSITADEMDMLYEEMAMSFPHVDQIREITVEAGRPDTITIEKLEVLKKWNIDRISINPQSYTQETLKAIGRHHTVEETINKFHLAREMGMNNINMDLIIGLPGEGLKEFNHTLDETKKLMPESLTIHTLSFKRASEMTQNKKKYKVAGRKEVTKMMNRGNEWTKSNGYVPYYLYRQKNILGNLENVGYAHPGQESIYNILIMEELQTIIGIGCGASSKWVDPLTGKISRFANPKEPKAYNEHYKKYTEAKIKTLRELFLKN; this is encoded by the coding sequence ATGGTAATTAACGTAAACGGAGTGGATTCAACATTCCATCGCTCTGTAGAAAATATAATTCGTTTATTTTTTGAAGAAATCAGCATTTCGTTTTCTAAATTAACGAAAGCAGATCTATATATAGATATAAATATGAAAGATGAGGAAGTAGGCACTAGGATATCTGTATTACTTCAAGATCATATTCAAAATAAAAACTTTGAATCTGAGATTACAAAAAAGCTAGATGAAAGGAATACCGAATCACAAAAGCGAAAAGCATTAAAACATTTAATCAACCAACCTTTATTAAATGTACTTCAGCAAAGCACTGGTTTGTATCAACCATGGGGTATATTAACAGGAATACGTCCAACAAAACTACTTCACCAAAAATTAAAGACAGGTATTCCAAAAGCACAAGCACATTTGGAATTAAAAGAACAATACAAGATTCATGATGATAAGATTACTTTAATGCAAACCATCGTAGATAGACAAAAAACAATGGTTCCTGACTTATACGATCTTCGCTCAGAGGTTAGTATTTATATTGGAATTCCTTTTTGTCCTACGAAATGCGCTTATTGCACTTTCCCTGCTTATGCTATAAATGGAAAACAAGGATCTGTGGATTCTTTTCTTGGGGGATTACATTATGAAATGAGACAGATTGGAACCTGGTTAAAGGAAAATAATATAAAAATTACGACCGTTTATTATGGTGGAGGGACACCAACCAGTATTACTGCTGATGAAATGGATATGTTATATGAGGAAATGGCAATGTCTTTTCCACATGTAGATCAAATCAGAGAAATTACAGTAGAAGCTGGGAGACCAGATACGATTACAATAGAAAAACTTGAAGTTTTGAAAAAGTGGAATATAGATCGAATTAGTATCAATCCTCAATCTTATACTCAAGAAACTTTAAAAGCCATTGGTCGACATCATACAGTTGAAGAGACGATTAATAAATTTCATTTGGCTAGGGAAATGGGAATGAACAATATTAATATGGATCTTATTATTGGTTTACCTGGAGAAGGATTAAAAGAGTTTAATCATACATTAGATGAAACCAAAAAGTTAATGCCAGAATCACTAACGATCCACACCCTCTCCTTTAAACGTGCGTCTGAAATGACACAAAATAAAAAAAAGTATAAAGTAGCAGGTCGAAAAGAAGTAACAAAAATGATGAACAGAGGGAATGAATGGACTAAATCCAATGGTTATGTACCGTATTATTTATACCGCCAAAAAAATATTTTAGGTAATCTAGAAAATGTAGGGTATGCTCATCCAGGTCAAGAGAGTATTTACAATATATTGATTATGGAAGAATTACAAACGATCATTGGTATAGGGTGTGGGGCTTCTAGTAAATGGGTAGATCCTTTAACAGGTAAGATATCCCGATTTGCAAACCCTAAAGAACCAAAAGCTTATAATGAACATTACAAAAAATATACAGAAGCTAAAATTAAAACTTTAAGGGAGCTATTTTTAAAAAATTAA
- the dtd gene encoding D-aminoacyl-tRNA deacylase, giving the protein MKVVVQRSKEAKVTVNGETCGKIDMGLMLLVGITHDDTDEDARFLAEKISHLRIFEDELGKMNLSVKDVSGQILSISQFTLYGDSRKGRRPNFMNAARPEYANKIYERFNEFLREQGLVVETGKFGEMMDVSFTNWGPVTLIVESPIS; this is encoded by the coding sequence GTGAAAGTAGTTGTACAACGAAGTAAAGAGGCAAAAGTAACTGTAAATGGAGAAACATGTGGAAAGATTGATATGGGTCTAATGCTTCTTGTAGGTATAACTCATGATGACACGGATGAGGATGCCCGATTCCTAGCGGAAAAAATCAGTCATCTAAGAATTTTTGAAGATGAACTTGGGAAAATGAATCTCTCTGTGAAGGATGTTTCTGGACAAATATTATCCATTTCACAATTCACCTTATATGGTGATAGCAGAAAAGGTAGAAGACCTAATTTTATGAATGCAGCACGGCCTGAATATGCAAATAAAATATATGAACGTTTTAATGAATTTCTAAGAGAGCAAGGTTTAGTTGTGGAAACAGGTAAATTTGGTGAAATGATGGATGTTTCCTTCACAAATTGGGGACCAGTCACTTTGATTGTGGAAAGTCCAATTTCATAA
- a CDS encoding bifunctional (p)ppGpp synthetase/guanosine-3',5'-bis(diphosphate) 3'-pyrophosphohydrolase yields MGIEQLIEKASAYLKEADLEQIRKAYDLAEKAHEGQVRKSGEPYILHPIAVADIMLNMQMDVISIIAALLHDVVEDTDVTLEQLREQFGDTCAMLVDGVTKLEKIKFKSREEHQNENYRKMFVAMAQDLRVILIKLADRLHNMRTLKFQKEENQRRIAHETLEIFCPIAHRLGMSAIKWEMEDISLRYLNPQQYYRIVNLMQKKRAEREKYIDDVIENIKQKLNGMGIEADISGRPKHIYSIYKKMKSQSKQFNEIYDLLAIRVIVNNIKDCYASLGIIHTLWKPMPGRFKDYIAMPKPNMYQSLHTTLIGPSGEPLEVQIRTWDMHQTSEFGVAAHWAYKEGTMVPNGSFEDKMNWFREILDLQNEAQNAEEFMESLKMDFFSDLVYVFTPKGEVIELPSGSGPLDFAFRIHTEVGNRTIGAKVNGRIVPLDHSLKTGDIVEILTSKHSYGPSQDWIKIVKSSQAKTKIKQWFKKEKRDESIEKGKESIEKEIKRLGFEPSDVMTESELNEVLPKFSFNSIEDMYSAVGFGGITAAQICTRLTEKLRKELEEEKAVSEIQETKPDPVKKSRQAHGVSIKGIDNLLIRFARCCNPVPGDEIIGYITRGRGVSVHRADCNNIPTGNDEESHRLIEVDWESEVEANYNVEIEITGHDRRGFLNEVLQAVSETKTVISAVSGRADRNKVSIIHMTILIRSKEHLHSIVEKIKRVKDVYSVQRIMQ; encoded by the coding sequence ATGGGCATCGAGCAATTAATTGAAAAGGCATCTGCATATCTAAAAGAAGCTGATCTAGAACAGATTAGAAAAGCTTATGATCTTGCTGAAAAAGCTCATGAAGGACAGGTAAGAAAATCAGGTGAACCCTATATCCTTCATCCAATAGCTGTTGCAGATATTATGCTTAATATGCAGATGGATGTAATTTCGATCATTGCTGCTCTTTTACATGATGTTGTTGAAGATACAGATGTGACCTTAGAGCAATTGCGAGAACAGTTCGGTGATACTTGTGCAATGCTGGTTGATGGTGTGACGAAGCTTGAAAAAATTAAGTTTAAATCAAGAGAAGAGCATCAGAATGAAAATTATCGAAAAATGTTTGTTGCAATGGCTCAGGATCTGCGAGTTATATTAATTAAACTGGCTGATAGATTGCATAATATGCGTACACTAAAATTCCAAAAGGAAGAAAATCAGAGAAGAATCGCACACGAAACTTTAGAAATATTTTGTCCGATTGCTCATCGATTAGGAATGTCCGCAATTAAATGGGAGATGGAAGATATTTCCTTGCGTTACTTAAATCCACAGCAGTATTACCGCATCGTAAATTTAATGCAGAAAAAAAGAGCAGAACGTGAGAAATATATAGATGATGTGATTGAAAATATCAAACAAAAACTAAATGGTATGGGGATTGAAGCTGACATTTCAGGCCGACCTAAACATATATATAGCATTTATAAAAAGATGAAAAGTCAAAGTAAACAATTTAATGAAATTTATGATTTACTAGCGATACGTGTAATAGTAAACAACATTAAAGATTGTTACGCTTCTCTAGGAATCATACACACCCTTTGGAAACCAATGCCTGGCAGGTTCAAAGATTATATTGCTATGCCTAAACCTAATATGTATCAATCTCTCCATACAACGTTGATTGGACCTAGTGGAGAACCCTTGGAGGTTCAGATTCGGACATGGGATATGCACCAAACCTCAGAATTCGGGGTTGCAGCACATTGGGCTTATAAAGAAGGTACAATGGTTCCAAATGGAAGTTTCGAAGATAAAATGAATTGGTTCCGAGAAATTTTAGATCTGCAAAATGAAGCGCAAAATGCGGAAGAATTTATGGAATCGCTAAAAATGGACTTTTTCTCTGATCTTGTTTATGTATTTACACCTAAAGGTGAGGTGATTGAACTGCCAAGTGGATCAGGACCTTTAGATTTTGCTTTTCGTATCCATACAGAAGTTGGTAATCGCACCATCGGGGCTAAGGTGAATGGTAGAATAGTACCACTTGACCATTCTTTGAAAACAGGAGATATTGTTGAAATACTTACATCAAAACATTCATATGGACCGAGTCAAGACTGGATTAAAATTGTGAAATCATCACAAGCAAAAACAAAAATAAAACAGTGGTTCAAAAAAGAAAAAAGAGATGAAAGTATTGAAAAAGGGAAGGAAAGTATTGAAAAAGAAATCAAACGATTAGGATTTGAGCCTTCGGATGTGATGACTGAATCAGAGCTAAATGAAGTACTTCCTAAATTCAGCTTTAATAGTATTGAAGACATGTATTCTGCTGTTGGGTTTGGGGGAATTACTGCTGCACAAATTTGCACAAGATTAACTGAAAAGCTGCGTAAAGAGCTGGAAGAAGAAAAAGCGGTAAGTGAAATTCAGGAAACCAAACCTGATCCTGTCAAAAAGAGCAGACAAGCACACGGGGTTAGCATTAAAGGGATTGATAATTTGTTAATTCGCTTCGCTAGATGCTGTAATCCGGTCCCTGGAGACGAAATCATAGGATATATTACAAGAGGTAGAGGTGTATCAGTACACCGTGCTGATTGTAACAATATACCTACTGGGAATGATGAAGAATCCCATCGCTTAATTGAAGTAGATTGGGAATCAGAAGTAGAAGCAAATTACAACGTAGAAATTGAAATTACGGGTCATGATCGCAGAGGATTTTTAAATGAAGTTTTACAGGCGGTATCTGAAACGAAGACGGTTATTTCCGCTGTCTCAGGTAGAGCAGACCGCAACAAAGTTTCGATCATTCATATGACAATATTAATTCGCAGCAAAGAACACTTACACAGCATTGTTGAGAAAATTAAAAGAGTGAAGGATGTATATTCAGTTCAAAGAATTATGCAGTGA